From the Drechmeria coniospora strain ARSEF 6962 chromosome 02, whole genome shotgun sequence genome, the window GTCATGCCGCGAGCTGCGAgtgacggccgcctcggaaTGACGACAGGAAGAAGACGCGTACGGACGGGCGATTCGGGGCGAGCATCCGTCGGCAGGAGAAGGGCCTGGTCCACCCTTGTGCCTCGGCGCTCGGGCGGTAATGATATTACTGGATGCCTAACGGAAcgggatgacgacgggcggTGCATACCAGCAAACGAGGTTCTGTGGTacagagtgcatgtacagtattcaTGCGAaaatgtacagagtaccgcagcacatgtaccggcactgtgctgtacttgtatgttACAGCACTTGTTTGTGCGCAGGGCTGGGGCCGCAACGAACCATTGCCCagctactagtacttacatgtacatgtgtacagtacatgtgtacatgcactccgtacgccaagtacttgcttgtacagtacttgcttctTGTACTTACGCATACGGCACCGTACCCCgtaccgtgcatgtacttacattacatgtacgaggaATGCGGCACGGAACTGCCAGTGCTGCTGACGGTGCAGAGTCATAATACCTCGAGTCCGAAATCGTAACCTGCGCGCATTTCAGCAGATACCGTGCGCCATCGCGGACGCACGTCTTTGAAGTACACGCACTCGTCGAGGTACAGGCAAGTTGCTATGCTTTGGGCCTGCTTCTCCCGGTGCTGGCAAGTGTTGGCAAGTATTGGAATACATGCGAGCAATACTGCAAAGCAATGTCGTCgtagtataagtacagtacatgtacatgcaaatcGACTGCTAGCTGTGCTTACTGTAGCTCCCACtgccaagtacttacctagtacttagatacctactaggtgcctagtacctagtgctTGGTATGTAAACCGGCAACCGCACCGTGCGCCTCGACATGTACCCATACCACAGTGCACCCTTCATTTCCATACTGGCATgcttcctcgaggccgactcAGCCACCCACGTCGCCACAGCGGCCGAGCCCAGCACCGTCCCCACCATGGCACCGGACGGCCATCGCCACCATGCCCACGCCGAGCCTAACGAGCCTGACCAGCGAAGCCTGCCAGAGAGGCCCACTGCTTGCGGAAAACAAAATCCTCTCAAGCCGGCCTCCCCTCCATCCTTGGCCGTCACATCGCCGCGAATAGGTCGCCGTAATAATGCATGACCTACACCTATAGTGCACGCACCGCACTCGTGCGACCGCAGCACCGTACCCGTCCGTACCCAACCCaccccgtcgacgtcgcatTCGGcttgctcgcctcgcctcgcatcgtcctcgccgtctcctcTTCTCTACTCCGCATCTCGTACGCCTACGTACGCACGAATACTGTCTGCTCGCTCCCACCCTCCTTTCTGCCCTCGCCGAAAACGACGATTCGGAGAGAAATAGAGACagagtgtgtgtgtgcgtgtgcagCCTTTTTTACCCACCGGCCCCAAAGGCGAGAGCATCGACATCAGCATCGGCATTTGCATCCTCCCACCTCAGCCTCGCCCTCCGCACCGTCACCCCATCACGACAAGATATCCCGCATACAGCTCCCCTCGCCCTACGCTTCGCCACCCCTTCTCCGTTCGTCCCTACGCAGCCTCCTCCTGCCTTTTCTCGCCATGCGGATTTGACGAACACCATCGATCCCACCTTTTGACGAGCGTTCAGAGCCACACCGCCGGCCCTCTGTGGGCACCGGGCGCCGAGGAAACTCCAGACGaagagtcgacgacgaccgctCCATCTGCCGCCTAGATAGATACCCTGCCGAGAGCGTCAGCAATCCAGCACCGGCTGCATCGGCCAACGGCAGCCGCTGCACACCGGGTCCtcgcagcagcggcagcttgTTTTACCTGGTCGTCGCCTGCCTGACCTCGCCAGGGTCTTTCGGATACCCTGCAAGGGCCTTCCTTTACCCCATCCCAGCTGCCTTGCCACATACGCACCGAGGCGAGCGGACGGTGGACGATCGAGTCGCCTTCCGCCTTGCAACTTTCCACGTCCGACCTCCATTTTCCCACCTCTCCAACGGCACCCGGCGTTGTTGCCCTTATGGATTCGTACGTCGCTCCTCcttccctcccccctcctccctcccccctcctccctcccctcttTCAATCACCGCCACCGCACCTTTCCTCCCCCGAACCATTCATGGGCCGCCCTTGTCGCCGGACCGAAGAGGTTCGAGTCTCGGCTGTCTCGGCCGCTCGAGAcgcaccgtcgccatcccGCCACGAgaatgccgccgccgccgccgccatgagactgtccatggccgtcgctgACATCTTCTCCAGCCTCATCCACGTCGCCGGCTGGGCCCAGCACAGCCAGCCTGCCCGTCCTACCTCGAGCCGGTCCTTTGGCCACCTCAGAtccctctccgtcgccgccgcctcgtccgcctcctccccgtcCCCGAGCCCGCCGAAGCTGCGGCTACCCTCcaagtcgacgtcgacgtcgcagATCCCAACCATATCCTCCACCGCCGGCTCGCAGCTGGCACCCCTGTACGCCAGCGATGAGATGAGCACGCTGCCCGATCCCCGCAGCCGAGATTTGAGCCCCGCCAGCGAcacggcgagctcgggcTCCAGCCGTCaccccgacctcgacgacgaggtggccaCGTTGAGCACGAAGCTCGTCAACGCCATCAACCACCAgaccgtcctcgacgacacctTGTCGTCCACCCGCCTCGAGCTCCAATCCGCCCGAGCGCGCATCCGGGAGCTCGAGCAGAAGAACCGCGACCAGCGCGAGATGATGAACGGTGACGTCTGGGTCCGCCGATCCACCTTTGACGTGGAGAGGAAGGCGATGCAGGCGGACAAGAAGGCGATGCAGGCgaagctggccgacgaggtggccaGACGGCTCGACACGGAGAGGGAGAAGAGGGTCATTGAGCAGGAGGTGGAGAACCTGACCACGGCCCTGTTCGAGGAGGCCAACAAGATGGTCATCGGCGCCAAGGAGGAGGCTCAGGCCCAGATGGACGCCTTGCAACGAAAAAACGACCAGCTCAGGGCCCAGCTCGCCGATTCCGAAAGCCTGCTCCAGTCCCAGCAGGAACAGCTGTCGGAGCTCAAGAACGTCATGGAGGGCATGGCATCCGAGCGCGACGACCGCACAAACTGCACCGCCCCGTCCTCCCCGGGCATCGCGCGATTCgagatcctcgacgacgacgacggcgcgcccGGCGCCCCGCCCTCACCCGACGCCTCTTCGCCCTGCCCGCCCACGAGCCTGCATCACCTCATCCTGCCCGTCCTGCGCGTCGACCTGGCCTCGTTCGAAGACTTTGCCTCCCTCGCCCATCTCTCCCACCAGCCTCGAAGCAACCGCGCGTCGTCGGGATCCTTGGGAGGACTCGCCGCTCTGtctctcggcctcggcggttCCACCTCGAGTGCCCTTCTCAACAAtgcctcctccgtctccctGAACGCGTCCGCCTCCGCCCACGGCAGCCACTCTCCGACACCCAACACGCCTGCCTCGTCCGCGAGCGCaggctccgccgccgtcgccggcgcgccgatgccgaaccTCAAGGACACTCGATTTTACAAACGCGTCCTGGCCGAGGATATCGAGCCCACCTTGCGGCTCGACACGGCACCCGGCCTCTCCTGGCTGGCCCGCCGCTCGGTGctgacggccatgacggacggCTCCCTCATCGTGGAGCCCGTCCCCCAGAGCACCACGTACATGGCCATCGTGAGGCCGCAGCACTATCCCTGTTCCTTGTGCGGCGAGGCCcggaagacgacggagcaCCTGCGCCGCCACCGCTTCCGCACGAGCGACGCCGAGTCGGCGCAGAGGTATCCTCTCTGCAACTACTGTCTCGTTCGCGTTCGCTCCACCTGCGACTTTCTCGGCTTTCTTCGCATGGTCAAGAACGGCTACTggaaggccgacgacgaaaacctcgagaaggcggcctggGAGGAGAGCGTCAAGCTCCGTGAGCAAATGTTCTGGGCacgcatcggcggcggcgtcatccCCGCCAACCAAGCCGTGTTTGCCACCGCTCTAGAGGCCGGCAAGGCCCTGCCGGCAAGGGACATTGCCGTCGACTCCGAAGACATTCCGGGCACCATGATGGTGGCAGGAATGGCGGGCGGCAGGGAAACccccgacgaggaagccgactGCTCTGATGGTGCTGGTCCGGAAGCCACGCCGAACTCCGTGGCCGATCGTCACGCGCAGGCCGAGCGAAAGGGTGACGAGCGAGAGTTTGAAACCCCTGGCGACCGCCCTAAGCGGGCACAACAAGACTCTGACAATGAGTCCTTCTTTTAATATCTCCCATCGACCCTCGCATCCAATCACCGAGCCAGAATAACAAGGACAGGTTGAAATGACAACCGTCCAGTGCACAGCAGGCATTGCATATTTCGTCctatgcaagtacggcacaTTCTTTCGAGAACCTTCTTACGCTGTATTATTAATCCGGTCTTGTCTGTTTTCCATCTGCCGTGGGAAGGGGGATAACACAATTCAGTTCGGTTGTCGGTTCGACCGAGTTGATGGAATGATCCGCGGTGGAGCAAGGGCATCGCGACAATTGTATGGCGTTTCTGTGGGTACGAAGGAGTTGCATCGCAACACATTTGATGGCGTTCATGGGAAAGGCAAGACGAGAAAATATCACAATTAGCTTGAGAGATGGGGTGCATTTGTACACGTGTACGAAGATATGCTGTCACATTTCGCCGCGTATTAGCGTATTAATAGACCATGACGATGAAGAACCTATCAATCTTGACCATCCGGCGCACCATATATCTatagatatatatatatatatatatttctGCCTCGTCGTTCCTGCTTGGTTGGTGGTCTGTCACTCCCGGTGCAGTCGATCAATGCGTTTGGAGGAAAAGTATCCCTCGATCGGCACTCCTCGCGGCAAGGTGTGTTTGTAGCCGTAGTTTTCCTCTGTGCCTCGAAAAAACTGGAACGTGACGCACGACAGCAGAGTAGGGCGACCACAGGGTAGAGCGACCACAGGGTAGGGCGACCGCAGGGTAGGGGGCAAACAATCGATTCGACTACAGTAGTAAAGTAATACAGGCGGTACATTGAGAACCATATTTTCTGCCATCAGAAACGAAATGACCAAGCTGCCAGCAGACTACAGTGCTTTGCGCAAATTCTTGTCATCTCTCACCTTCCAGCAAGTTTTCGGTTTTCTCCCCATTGTTCCTTCCATCGTACTATTGTCATGCTGTGTTGCATGGAAAATGTGATCCGTGACTTGTGTTGCGCGCAGTTGCGAGGCGACATCCTCGGGCCTCATCGGGACTCCTTACAGCTCATCGCGCTTGGTAGCCTCCAGTCCTTCACCCGGCTTGGCCTCTGCCTGATGGGACTCTACTTCGCCGTCCCGGCTCGCGGCCGCTTCATTGTCCTTGTTGGCCTGCTCCACCTTGGGAGTCTCCTGATCGACTCCTTCCACCTCCGGATGTGGC encodes:
- a CDS encoding GDP/GTP exchange factor Sec2p, encoding MDSYVAPPSLPPPPSPLLPPLFQSPPPHLSSPEPFMGRPCRRTEEVRVSAVSAARDAPSPSRHENAAAAAAMRLSMAVADIFSSLIHVAGWAQHSQPARPTSSRSFGHLRSLSVAAASSASSPSPSPPKLRLPSKSTSTSQIPTISSTAGSQLAPLYASDEMSTLPDPRSRDLSPASDTASSGSSRHPDLDDEVATLSTKLVNAINHQTVLDDTLSSTRLELQSARARIRELEQKNRDQREMMNGDVWVRRSTFDVERKAMQADKKAMQAKLADEVARRLDTEREKRVIEQEVENLTTALFEEANKMVIGAKEEAQAQMDALQRKNDQLRAQLADSESLLQSQQEQLSELKNVMEGMASERDDRTNCTAPSSPGIARFEILDDDDGAPGAPPSPDASSPCPPTSLHHLILPVLRVDLASFEDFASLAHLSHQPRSNRASSGSLGGLAALSLGLGGSTSSALLNNASSVSLNASASAHGSHSPTPNTPASSASAGSAAVAGAPMPNLKDTRFYKRVLAEDIEPTLRLDTAPGLSWLARRSVLTAMTDGSLIVEPVPQSTTYMAIVRPQHYPCSLCGEARKTTEHLRRHRFRTSDAESAQRYPLCNYCLVRVRSTCDFLGFLRMVKNGYWKADDENLEKAAWEESVKLREQMFWARIGGGVIPANQAVFATALEAGKALPARDIAVDSEDIPGTMMVAGMAGGRETPDEEADCSDGAGPEATPNSVADRHAQAERKGDEREFETPGDRPKRAQQDSDNESFF